Genomic window (Verrucomicrobiia bacterium):
AACCGAAGGATCGCCTCGCGCCGATACCCGTAGATGCCCAGGTGCCTGAGGTAGGGAAACCCCTTCAGGCGCACCTCGGCTCCCTCGGCCGCAGCGTCCCGCAGGTAGGGAATCGTTCGCCGCGAAAAATACAGGGCCCGGCCGGAGGTCGAGACCACCACCTTCACCACGTTGGGATCGTCCAGATCCCCGGGATCCCGCAACGGCGCGGCCGCAGTGGACATCTCGGACCCGGACAACGCCCCGGCCACGGCATCGATCACCGCGGGGTCAATCAACGGTTCGTCCCCTTGCACGTTCACCACCGCCTCGGCGTCCAGTCGTTCGATCACCTCGGCGATCCGGTCGGTGCCGCTCGGATGATCCGGCCGGGTCATCTCGACCCGGGCAAAGGGTCTCACCACCTCGGCGATCCGGTCGTCGTCGGTCGCCACAATCACCTCCTGGAGGCTGGTGGCCTCCCGGCACCGCTCCACAACATGCTGAACCAGCGGCTTGCCGGCGATCGGATGGAGGGCCTTGGCGGGAAACCGGATGGACGCATAGCGGGCCGGGATGACCCCGACAATGCGGCGTCCCTGCCCGGCGACGGAAGGGTTCATCGAAATCCCCCTGCCCCGGGCGGCACCTCCGTGATCAGGAACTCCCGCCCCCGGAACCGCGACGCGAATCGATTCATGGAGCCACCCTGTCGAACGGTCGACGCCCACGCAAGCCGCAGACCGGGGCGCGTCGATGCCTCTCATTCAGCCTGATGGCCCGTTGAATGCGCACCGGCGGAGTGAGCTTCTGCCCTTCGGCCGGGGCCTGATGGATCCGTCGGACCAGGTCCATCCCGTGGAGCCGCAGCCTGTGCGCCAGGTCGATAATGCTCCGGCCGCCCGCTTCCCGCGCAGGGTCTCGTCTCAGTTGAGCAGCCCGGCGAACGGCTTCCTCCCGACCCAGAGCAGATACAGCGCGAGCGCTACGATGACCAGGATCATCGGACTGAACACCCCTTCGCCGGCCGTGATGAAAATATGGAAGGCGAGGATGTTCAGGATGATGGGTCCGAGCACGAGCAGGCCGAAGTTGCGCGTCTTCGGGATCGCGACCAGGACGCCGCCGATCAGTTCGAACACCTTCACAAAGGTCAGGTAACCGGTGGGCCCGAAGGCGGCAAAAAACATTGCCGTCGGTGTACCTTCCGGCGGCGGCGGCGCCTGGACCAGATTGAACAGGATGACCACCG
Coding sequences:
- the kdsB gene encoding 3-deoxy-manno-octulosonate cytidylyltransferase, which produces MNPSVAGQGRRIVGVIPARYASIRFPAKALHPIAGKPLVQHVVERCREATSLQEVIVATDDDRIAEVVRPFARVEMTRPDHPSGTDRIAEVIERLDAEAVVNVQGDEPLIDPAVIDAVAGALSGSEMSTAAAPLRDPGDLDDPNVVKVVVSTSGRALYFSRRTIPYLRDAAAEGAEVRLKGFPYLRHLGIYGYRREAILRLVRWPVSPLEAAERLEQLRALENDLAIAVVRVEYESVGVDVPSDVARVESLLAQRS